The Lentisphaera araneosa HTCC2155 genome has a window encoding:
- a CDS encoding serine/threonine protein kinase: MLFKCENCGGMVDSAGCDYGEEIICGHCEASAIVPSSMFSTNAIIDDFVIEKFLGKGGMGMVYRAHQISLDRTVALKILTPSEDMGAEAVDDFVKEARSAASLNHPNIVQAYAVGKYEDIYYFGMEYVEGQTVKELMSKEPVLDEDSTLAIGLNIAEALREAWDRKKIIHRDIKPDNIMLTDEGVVKLMDLGLSCTHTESANESDTITGTPQYICPEQIMGIEMDIRGDLYSLGASMYHMMTGEFCFNGIGYDEILRGHLERDAKPLTEFGRNISLGAWEVIKKLLEKDPDDRYQTAQDLIKALHETRAGKTGLPDTLTPPKGVKKPEGLKKPAPLQPPNTVLSSSELPENSKKDLLKSKKFMIMGAVLAVLIILRLVVSLSSEDQEVAIEKQLEEQALLAKKNQEARKAKEQQAKETEKKALAAKNAQRAEKKKLEEQEAAKKVAEAKEAAEVAKKAALAKPVNPNVDIISRSFLWSYNYTASSVASNWMKPDFNDSIWKKSNAPIGYGTTKPAVKTQLQRAKRGVGILYVRRKFVLKEVNKDLDYRIAFMVDDGAGAWVNGSRVAVYNMDTKNLKPNGLAKSENKDTTLKFKGWMPIPHNKLKAGLNVIAIEVHPASSRTPDMFFDMKLISRPKGANKKKKSGNKSKQR, from the coding sequence TTGTTATTTAAATGTGAAAATTGTGGTGGAATGGTCGATTCCGCAGGCTGTGATTACGGCGAAGAGATTATATGCGGTCATTGTGAGGCGTCTGCAATAGTTCCATCATCAATGTTTTCGACAAATGCGATCATTGATGACTTTGTCATAGAGAAATTTCTAGGTAAAGGTGGGATGGGTATGGTGTATCGTGCTCATCAGATATCTTTAGACCGCACGGTTGCTTTAAAAATCCTCACTCCTTCAGAGGATATGGGAGCTGAAGCTGTTGATGATTTTGTTAAAGAAGCTCGAAGTGCCGCGAGTCTTAATCACCCCAATATTGTTCAGGCTTATGCAGTGGGTAAATATGAAGATATTTACTATTTTGGTATGGAATATGTCGAAGGTCAGACAGTTAAGGAACTCATGAGCAAAGAGCCTGTCCTTGATGAAGACAGTACCTTAGCCATTGGTTTAAATATTGCTGAAGCTTTGCGTGAAGCTTGGGATCGTAAAAAAATCATTCACCGTGATATAAAACCAGATAATATCATGTTGACCGATGAGGGTGTGGTGAAGCTTATGGACTTGGGACTTTCGTGTACACATACTGAAAGTGCAAATGAAAGTGATACAATAACAGGTACACCACAATACATATGCCCTGAGCAAATTATGGGAATAGAAATGGATATTCGCGGCGATCTCTACAGCTTAGGCGCTTCCATGTACCATATGATGACAGGTGAGTTTTGTTTTAATGGCATTGGTTATGATGAAATTCTAAGAGGTCATTTAGAAAGAGATGCTAAACCTTTAACAGAATTTGGTCGCAATATTTCACTAGGAGCTTGGGAAGTGATTAAAAAGCTTCTTGAAAAAGATCCCGATGATCGTTATCAAACAGCACAAGATCTAATTAAAGCGCTTCATGAGACTCGTGCAGGCAAGACGGGCTTGCCAGATACTTTAACGCCGCCTAAGGGTGTCAAGAAGCCGGAAGGCTTAAAAAAGCCAGCTCCCCTACAGCCCCCAAACACAGTCTTGAGTTCAAGTGAACTGCCAGAGAATTCCAAGAAAGACTTATTAAAATCTAAGAAGTTCATGATCATGGGTGCTGTTTTAGCGGTGCTCATTATTTTAAGACTCGTCGTAAGTTTGAGTTCTGAAGATCAAGAAGTAGCGATTGAAAAACAGCTTGAAGAGCAAGCCTTGTTAGCAAAGAAAAATCAGGAAGCCCGCAAAGCTAAGGAACAGCAAGCGAAAGAAACTGAGAAGAAAGCATTGGCCGCGAAGAACGCCCAACGGGCCGAAAAGAAAAAACTTGAAGAACAGGAGGCCGCAAAAAAAGTGGCTGAAGCTAAAGAAGCTGCGGAAGTCGCAAAAAAAGCAGCCTTGGCAAAGCCAGTTAATCCGAACGTAGATATAATTTCGAGAAGTTTTTTATGGAGCTATAATTATACCGCTAGTTCAGTTGCATCGAATTGGATGAAACCAGACTTTAATGATTCAATATGGAAAAAAAGCAATGCGCCTATTGGCTATGGAACTACGAAGCCAGCCGTAAAAACCCAGTTGCAAAGAGCAAAAAGAGGTGTGGGGATTCTTTATGTAAGAAGGAAGTTTGTTCTAAAAGAAGTGAATAAAGACTTGGACTATCGCATAGCATTCATGGTTGATGATGGGGCGGGCGCATGGGTTAATGGCTCACGAGTGGCTGTCTATAATATGGATACAAAGAATCTGAAGCCTAATGGTCTTGCGAAAAGTGAAAATAAGGACACAACACTAAAATTTAAGGGTTGGATGCCGATTCCTCACAATAAATTAAAAGCAGGACTCAATGTTATTGCAATAGAAGTGCACCCTGCGAGCTCTAGAACGCCAGATATGTTCTTTGATATGAAGCTGATTTCGCGTCCAAAAGGAGCTAATAAAAAGAAAAAAAGCGGAAATAAGAGCAAACAGCGTTAG
- a CDS encoding M20/M25/M40 family metallo-hydrolase, protein MIKLLTEMLSIPSPTFHEQELTAFIKKFAEDNFPQPEIREFKDCLIIELGKENTHLPHITMVGHSDVVPQWFKPYIEDDKLYGAGGSDMLAAEAAFFRITADNHEDILKRARISIVIYSREEGTKMEDNGLYDLIGEYPDFFKSIDLAIVGEPTDNTIQIGCCGSLHARVVSTGMACHSARPWNGENAFYKALPFISAMAEIEPVKHEVFGCDFFDVLSITEESCTPGRTSIPGRWEANVNFRYAPVRTPQEAEDYVLNFVNDLKVDGLEINIKDNSPSGTVHESPLFARACDILAFPVQAKQAWTDVAQLSAMGVPCFNFGPGLTAQAHKDNEYCSISLIEDYGKQLKLLLTTI, encoded by the coding sequence ATGATTAAACTTCTCACAGAAATGCTCTCTATTCCTTCTCCCACTTTTCACGAACAAGAATTGACTGCCTTCATCAAAAAGTTTGCCGAAGACAACTTTCCTCAGCCAGAAATCAGAGAGTTTAAAGACTGCCTCATCATAGAATTAGGCAAAGAAAATACTCACCTCCCACACATCACTATGGTGGGCCACTCTGATGTTGTACCGCAATGGTTCAAACCTTATATAGAGGATGATAAACTCTACGGAGCTGGCGGTTCTGATATGCTTGCTGCCGAAGCCGCTTTTTTCCGCATCACTGCAGACAATCACGAAGACATTTTAAAACGTGCTCGTATAAGTATTGTGATCTATTCCCGTGAAGAAGGAACCAAGATGGAAGACAACGGCCTATACGATCTGATTGGCGAGTATCCCGACTTCTTTAAAAGTATTGATCTAGCCATTGTCGGTGAACCCACTGATAACACCATACAAATTGGCTGCTGCGGTAGTTTACATGCACGTGTTGTTAGCACTGGCATGGCCTGCCATTCCGCTCGTCCTTGGAATGGTGAAAATGCTTTCTACAAAGCACTTCCATTCATCTCTGCAATGGCGGAAATCGAACCTGTAAAACACGAAGTTTTTGGCTGTGATTTTTTCGATGTCTTATCGATCACTGAAGAAAGCTGTACTCCTGGCCGCACATCAATCCCCGGTCGCTGGGAAGCAAACGTCAACTTCCGCTATGCACCTGTACGCACTCCGCAAGAAGCTGAAGATTACGTGCTCAATTTTGTCAACGATCTAAAAGTGGATGGTCTCGAAATCAATATCAAAGATAACTCACCTTCAGGCACCGTTCACGAAAGTCCTCTTTTTGCTAGAGCTTGCGATATACTGGCTTTTCCCGTACAAGCTAAGCAAGCCTGGACTGATGTCGCACAATTGAGTGCAATGGGAGTTCCTTGCTTCAACTTTGGGCCTGGCTTAACCGCACAAGCCCACAAGGATAATGAGTATTGCTCTATCTCTTTAATTGAAGATTACGGCAAACAGCTCAAGCTTCTTTTAACAACGATTTAA
- a CDS encoding pyridoxal phosphate-dependent aminotransferase — protein MKYNTYLSSKNEYSLSKYHNLANQLKADGHHVINLTTGDPIERTYPEAYKAMEESLTNRKISQYPSFKGKVSLRQSIADWAQRNHKIEFNPDTQVCSTNGSKEAVFHLALLFDWSEGQEIWAPSLSYPVYASSAGLFNIPFRELPVSRETNFLPDLDTISANDWHKCQMFWINSPHNPTSAIASKDYLQKLLKLAEQYDFLVCSDECYNDIFYKDLPSSILDFPESQNWLCIRSLSKRSHMTGFRSGALLSQNTELMKKILLMRPALGVGTPDFIQDAAIAAWNDDQHPKQFSEEYKIKQKIIREALESKGFEIFGGDASFYLWFSHPQFSSSEQLMELFIEQHLVLTPGTAFGKDGEGFIRMVYCSTLNQCEEIAKRIQSLNIKGPS, from the coding sequence ATGAAATACAACACTTACCTAAGTAGCAAGAATGAATACTCTTTGAGTAAGTACCATAACTTGGCAAATCAACTCAAAGCAGATGGACACCACGTTATCAACTTAACTACTGGCGACCCCATAGAAAGAACTTATCCTGAAGCTTACAAAGCCATGGAAGAAAGCTTAACTAACCGTAAAATCTCTCAGTACCCCTCATTTAAAGGCAAAGTCAGCTTGCGTCAAAGCATTGCGGATTGGGCCCAGCGTAACCATAAGATTGAATTCAATCCTGATACTCAGGTCTGCTCTACCAATGGCTCAAAGGAAGCAGTCTTTCATTTAGCTTTGCTTTTTGATTGGTCTGAAGGTCAAGAAATATGGGCTCCCTCTCTTTCTTACCCTGTGTATGCGTCGAGTGCTGGTCTTTTCAATATCCCCTTTCGCGAACTTCCCGTCTCACGAGAAACTAACTTTCTTCCCGACTTGGATACGATCTCCGCAAATGATTGGCACAAATGCCAAATGTTTTGGATCAACTCGCCACATAACCCCACTAGTGCGATTGCCTCGAAAGACTATCTCCAAAAGCTTTTAAAGCTTGCTGAACAATACGACTTCCTCGTTTGCTCTGACGAATGTTATAACGACATTTTTTACAAAGACCTCCCTAGCTCCATCCTCGACTTCCCCGAGAGTCAAAACTGGCTTTGTATACGGTCATTATCCAAGCGCTCGCACATGACTGGCTTTAGGTCAGGGGCCCTATTGAGTCAAAACACTGAACTCATGAAGAAGATTTTGCTCATGCGCCCAGCCTTAGGAGTTGGAACCCCAGACTTCATCCAAGATGCCGCTATTGCTGCCTGGAATGATGATCAGCACCCAAAACAATTCTCCGAAGAATACAAAATTAAGCAAAAAATCATTCGCGAAGCTCTCGAATCTAAAGGCTTCGAAATTTTTGGTGGCGATGCCAGTTTCTACCTCTGGTTCTCCCACCCCCAATTCTCCAGCTCTGAACAGCTCATGGAACTCTTTATTGAACAGCACCTCGTGCTCACTCCGGGTACTGCATTCGGCAAAGATGGCGAAGGTTTCATTCGCATGGTTTATTGCTCCACTCTCAATCAATGCGAAGAAATCGCAAAACGCATCCAATCACTCAATATTAAAGGTCCCTCATGA
- a CDS encoding sialate O-acetylesterase has translation MNKLLLAMLAFFCSLQLSAEIKLHQLFSDGAVFQRGQTVPVWGWADAGTTVEVSFAGQTKSVKADQSGKWMIKLDSLKASEESRKLTVKSGAETLTVNDILVGEVWICSGQSNMDWRLTQLTKPARDPFYNPISEYVKKEIETANDPLLRQIEVKKEVSPDAELKNINGNWVPVAPANSINFTATGYFFARELRKTLNVPVGLIKCAWGGTLVEPWVPMPKYQTNDELKAFYAEEKVAKLEKASKWWTPEKAKAMHQEKLAEWETQKAQAKEKGKKFNKRKPRMIQDPAKSNRIPSTLYNGMIAPLVPYAVKGAIWYQGESNAGYQNDKYQKHFSALIEGWRTAWDQDRLDFYFCQLAQFRDPVTKPIDNDGWVNVIYQQFLTALAVPNTGVAVLNDIGEANDIHPHNKVDAGKRLSLWALAKTYGKDLAAHSGPLYKSSKIEGSKVIIDFDSVGAGLMTGKKILLDPVVEVQEELKHFQIKGADNVWKWANAKIISKNQVEVSHPEVSTPVEVRYAWAANAKGANLYNKEGIPASVFKTK, from the coding sequence ATGAATAAACTTCTCTTGGCAATGCTTGCCTTCTTCTGTTCGCTTCAGCTCTCAGCTGAAATCAAACTCCACCAACTCTTTTCCGATGGCGCTGTATTCCAACGCGGCCAAACTGTACCCGTATGGGGCTGGGCTGATGCCGGCACTACTGTCGAAGTCTCTTTTGCAGGCCAAACAAAATCAGTAAAAGCAGATCAATCTGGCAAATGGATGATTAAACTCGACTCCCTTAAAGCTTCTGAAGAATCGCGTAAACTCACAGTGAAAAGTGGTGCCGAAACTTTGACTGTTAACGATATCCTCGTTGGCGAAGTTTGGATCTGCTCAGGTCAATCAAATATGGACTGGCGCCTCACTCAACTGACAAAGCCTGCTCGTGATCCCTTCTACAATCCTATTTCAGAATATGTGAAAAAAGAAATTGAAACTGCGAACGACCCCCTTTTACGTCAAATCGAAGTCAAGAAAGAAGTTTCCCCTGATGCCGAACTGAAAAACATTAACGGCAATTGGGTACCAGTAGCACCCGCCAATAGTATTAACTTCACTGCAACAGGCTACTTCTTCGCTCGCGAACTCCGCAAAACACTCAATGTTCCAGTTGGGCTCATTAAATGCGCTTGGGGCGGCACTCTCGTCGAGCCATGGGTTCCCATGCCTAAATATCAAACTAACGATGAACTCAAAGCTTTCTACGCCGAAGAAAAAGTGGCTAAACTCGAGAAAGCTAGCAAGTGGTGGACACCTGAGAAAGCTAAAGCCATGCATCAAGAAAAACTTGCTGAATGGGAAACTCAAAAAGCTCAAGCCAAAGAAAAAGGCAAAAAATTCAATAAGCGTAAACCACGCATGATCCAAGATCCTGCAAAAAGCAACCGCATCCCTTCTACACTTTACAACGGCATGATTGCTCCGCTTGTCCCTTACGCCGTCAAAGGCGCTATCTGGTATCAAGGTGAATCAAACGCAGGCTACCAAAATGATAAGTACCAAAAACACTTTTCTGCCCTCATTGAAGGCTGGAGAACGGCTTGGGACCAAGATCGTCTCGACTTCTACTTCTGCCAACTAGCGCAATTTAGAGACCCCGTAACAAAACCAATAGATAACGATGGTTGGGTCAACGTCATCTATCAACAATTCCTCACTGCACTCGCGGTTCCTAACACTGGAGTGGCCGTTCTTAACGACATCGGCGAAGCTAACGATATTCACCCGCACAACAAAGTTGATGCTGGTAAGCGTCTATCTCTTTGGGCTCTTGCAAAAACCTATGGTAAGGACCTCGCAGCTCATAGTGGACCTCTCTATAAGTCCAGTAAAATTGAAGGTTCAAAAGTCATCATTGATTTTGACAGCGTCGGCGCAGGCCTGATGACGGGTAAAAAAATCTTACTCGATCCCGTCGTTGAAGTTCAAGAAGAACTTAAACACTTCCAAATCAAAGGTGCAGATAATGTATGGAAATGGGCCAATGCAAAAATCATTTCTAAGAATCAGGTTGAAGTCTCGCACCCAGAAGTTTCTACTCCAGTAGAAGTTCGCTATGCCTGGGCTGCCAATGCAAAAGGCGCTAACCTCTATAATAAAGAAGGTATCCCTGCCTCAGTATTTAAGACTAAATAA
- the cysK gene encoding cysteine synthase A has protein sequence MKANDVLELCGNTPLVKINKLTEGAYAEVYAKTESSNPGFCVKDRIAKAMIDDAIANGTLKPGMTVIEPTSGNTGIGLAMTCAVRGYKLILCMPDSMSVERRQLMRIFGAELVLTPGADGMKGAINKAAELAEDIDGAWIPQQFENASNPAIHEKTTAKEIIADMNGDFDYFVAGVGTGGTVTGCARTFKKEVPNVKIVAVEPETSAVLSGEGPGKHKIQGIGAGFIPGVMEPELLDEVIKVSDEQSGETARQLAQKEGILCGISCGASMTAALELAKRPENKGKKIVCILPDTGERYLSTWLFEDYKM, from the coding sequence ATGAAAGCAAATGATGTACTCGAATTGTGTGGAAATACTCCACTCGTAAAAATCAATAAATTAACTGAGGGCGCTTACGCCGAAGTTTACGCTAAAACAGAATCATCTAACCCAGGTTTTTGTGTAAAAGATCGTATCGCAAAAGCTATGATTGATGATGCAATTGCCAATGGTACTTTAAAGCCCGGCATGACAGTCATTGAACCAACTTCTGGTAACACAGGAATTGGCCTTGCCATGACCTGCGCTGTGCGTGGCTATAAACTTATTCTTTGCATGCCTGACTCAATGTCAGTTGAACGTCGTCAGCTGATGCGTATTTTTGGTGCTGAACTCGTTTTAACTCCGGGTGCAGACGGCATGAAAGGCGCGATCAACAAAGCCGCTGAACTCGCCGAAGACATCGATGGAGCATGGATCCCTCAACAGTTTGAGAACGCTTCAAACCCAGCGATTCATGAGAAAACAACCGCTAAAGAAATCATTGCCGACATGAATGGCGACTTCGACTACTTTGTTGCTGGTGTTGGTACAGGTGGTACAGTTACTGGTTGCGCGAGAACTTTTAAGAAAGAAGTCCCCAATGTGAAAATCGTTGCGGTTGAACCAGAAACTTCTGCAGTACTCAGCGGCGAAGGTCCTGGCAAGCACAAAATCCAAGGTATTGGCGCAGGCTTCATCCCTGGAGTTATGGAACCAGAGCTACTCGACGAAGTCATCAAAGTGAGCGATGAACAATCAGGCGAGACAGCTCGCCAGCTCGCTCAAAAAGAAGGCATCCTCTGCGGCATTTCCTGCGGTGCTTCAATGACTGCAGCACTCGAACTCGCCAAACGCCCTGAAAACAAAGGTAAAAAAATCGTCTGCATCCTCCCTGATACTGGCGAACGTTACCTCTCTACTTGGCTCTTCGAAGACTACAAAATGTAG
- the trpD gene encoding anthranilate phosphoribosyltransferase, whose translation MSDSIKTAINEICADRNLSAELTRKIMQEIFCGEANDILKAGWLTAMHTKGETAEELAACIQVMREGAVKVKSSDPNAIDIVGTGGDGHHTYNISTSSAFVAAGSGVSVAKHGNRAFSSKSGSADVLSHLGINTQITPEKMAECLEQIGMTFLFAPLLHPAVKHTIEVRKTLGVRTLFNLLGPMCNPAGVRRGLIGVYSEQYCKVLAESAKVLGVDHMLFVHGCDGMDEISICAPTKIYEVKASKIKEYQICPEDFGLKTADLKDIQGGEPQYNADALRTLLKGEKSAYRDAVLLNAGAGIYSSGKAKDLAQGIELAAHSIDSGAALEILDKLSAATQQ comes from the coding sequence ATGTCTGACTCTATCAAAACTGCCATCAATGAAATTTGCGCTGATCGCAATTTAAGTGCTGAACTCACACGTAAAATCATGCAAGAGATTTTTTGCGGTGAAGCAAACGACATCCTTAAAGCGGGTTGGTTAACTGCCATGCACACCAAGGGTGAAACTGCCGAGGAACTCGCAGCTTGCATTCAAGTCATGCGCGAAGGCGCCGTAAAAGTCAAGTCTTCTGACCCCAATGCCATTGATATTGTTGGTACGGGTGGCGATGGACACCACACCTATAATATCTCAACCAGTTCCGCTTTTGTGGCTGCAGGCTCAGGTGTAAGCGTGGCCAAGCATGGCAATCGTGCCTTTTCTAGCAAATCGGGAAGTGCAGACGTTCTCAGTCATTTGGGAATCAACACTCAAATAACTCCTGAAAAAATGGCCGAATGTTTAGAACAAATTGGCATGACTTTCCTCTTTGCCCCCCTACTTCACCCCGCCGTCAAGCACACGATTGAAGTAAGAAAGACTCTCGGTGTTAGAACCCTCTTTAATCTACTCGGTCCCATGTGCAATCCCGCTGGTGTCCGACGTGGTTTAATCGGCGTTTACTCCGAGCAATACTGCAAAGTCTTAGCGGAGAGCGCAAAAGTTCTTGGTGTTGATCATATGCTTTTCGTTCATGGCTGTGATGGCATGGACGAGATCTCTATCTGCGCGCCAACAAAGATTTACGAAGTCAAAGCTTCGAAAATTAAAGAATACCAAATCTGCCCCGAAGATTTTGGACTCAAAACAGCTGATCTAAAAGATATTCAAGGTGGCGAGCCCCAATATAATGCCGATGCCTTGCGCACCCTTTTAAAAGGCGAAAAATCAGCTTACCGAGATGCTGTCCTCCTCAACGCTGGTGCAGGGATATACTCTTCAGGTAAAGCCAAGGATCTTGCCCAAGGCATTGAGCTCGCAGCCCACTCTATTGATAGTGGTGCCGCACTCGAAATACTCGATAAACTCAGCGCAGCGACTCAACAGTAA
- a CDS encoding SixA phosphatase family protein yields the protein MYLYLMRHGRALALEESNVQYDAERPLSGPGERDILVVSDFMRKMEYKPHGVFTGPFNRSRMSGEIISRELGDIPVHMDTSLLPGAGLSDVLNCLSTFDPKNQQAAMVILHEPDISYILGQLFQGEDSQYPYPIYSGDFFALRIDINKHKAMGRTLSAFSPMITRCGDHV from the coding sequence ATGTACCTCTATCTTATGCGCCATGGGCGCGCTTTAGCTCTAGAAGAATCTAACGTTCAGTACGATGCCGAAAGACCTCTTTCTGGCCCTGGCGAACGCGATATTTTAGTTGTCAGTGATTTTATGAGAAAAATGGAATACAAGCCTCACGGCGTCTTCACTGGACCCTTTAATCGTTCAAGAATGAGTGGTGAAATCATTTCTCGTGAACTTGGTGATATCCCTGTACATATGGATACTAGCCTCCTCCCCGGAGCTGGCCTCAGCGACGTTCTCAATTGCCTCTCGACTTTTGATCCAAAAAACCAGCAAGCTGCGATGGTCATTTTACACGAACCCGATATCTCCTATATTTTAGGCCAACTCTTTCAAGGTGAAGACAGTCAATATCCCTACCCCATCTACTCTGGCGACTTCTTTGCTCTTCGTATCGATATCAATAAACATAAAGCCATGGGCAGAACTCTTTCCGCTTTTTCTCCAATGATAACTCGCTGTGGTGACCATGTCTGA
- a CDS encoding serine/threonine-protein kinase gives MSQNTTDQSIYFRCNFCYSHLNAEADLAKSKIACPYCHRRVTVPKPSLDRGYLMKDWEVVRLLGQGSMGEVYEVSNSSGKRGAMKVVHQDCMSEEETQYLQDEAQILLKLRHKNIVKVHEAGFDGLQYFFVQELVLGRNTGSTLKKYGAFKQLEAFRICRDVASAMQYLWEEAKIIHRDIKPDNIMLSREGVVKLMDLGVGMTQEQAQTQGYGAGTPYYMSPEMIQKPALCDFRTDIYSLGISLVEMLSGSKPYMAADRNTVFDKILSEDVKLSALPCSDEGKRAIAKLIHRNYKKRPASWAECVAMFDLILEKGVQGNAKKEVQYIYDLGQDKAFMAKYYALLISFFVALLILIYVVI, from the coding sequence TTGTCGCAAAACACAACAGATCAAAGTATTTATTTCCGCTGTAACTTTTGCTACAGTCATTTAAATGCTGAAGCGGACTTGGCAAAAAGCAAGATTGCTTGTCCTTATTGCCACAGGCGAGTCACGGTTCCTAAGCCCTCTTTAGATCGTGGATACCTGATGAAGGACTGGGAAGTCGTACGCTTATTAGGGCAGGGTTCTATGGGCGAAGTGTATGAAGTTAGCAATAGCTCAGGCAAGCGTGGAGCCATGAAGGTCGTTCATCAGGACTGTATGAGTGAAGAAGAAACGCAGTACTTACAAGATGAAGCTCAAATTCTACTTAAGTTACGGCATAAAAATATCGTAAAAGTTCACGAAGCGGGTTTCGATGGGCTGCAATACTTTTTTGTGCAAGAGTTGGTTTTAGGTCGTAATACAGGCTCAACTTTAAAAAAATATGGAGCGTTTAAGCAATTAGAGGCTTTTCGGATCTGCCGAGATGTGGCATCAGCCATGCAGTATTTATGGGAAGAAGCAAAGATCATTCATCGGGACATTAAGCCCGATAATATCATGCTAAGCCGTGAAGGCGTGGTTAAACTCATGGATTTGGGAGTGGGTATGACTCAGGAGCAAGCCCAGACGCAGGGTTATGGGGCGGGGACTCCATATTATATGAGTCCTGAAATGATACAGAAGCCAGCTCTTTGCGATTTTCGCACGGATATATACTCACTTGGGATTAGTTTAGTCGAAATGCTTTCAGGGAGTAAACCTTATATGGCAGCTGACCGCAATACTGTCTTTGATAAGATTCTGTCTGAAGATGTTAAGTTATCAGCACTTCCTTGTTCAGATGAGGGGAAGCGAGCCATTGCGAAATTGATTCATCGCAATTATAAAAAACGCCCCGCTTCCTGGGCTGAATGCGTGGCAATGTTTGATCTTATCTTAGAGAAGGGAGTGCAAGGAAACGCCAAGAAAGAAGTGCAGTATATTTATGATCTCGGGCAAGATAAAGCTTTTATGGCTAAATATTATGCCCTGTTAATTTCGTTTTTTGTGGCGCTTTTGATACTGATTTATGTCGTGATATAG
- a CDS encoding thioredoxin family protein produces MKKFLSLALCLISTLQLFAGGDGWETNFEKAKQKATQENKSLLVDFTGSDWCGWCIRLKKEVFDHKEFSDFANKHFVLVELDYPQNKVQSDEIKAQNDKLKNTYQIQGYPTILLMDAKGRPFAKTGYQAGGPPAYNKHLQALLTQGDKINSALAAAQKESGVNKAKKLAAALNIIPQELSPHYKAEMEMIFAADPEDTTGFKKACELKSSLKKLQAEIVQIARKGDLAKAERTADDFIIKHQLAGENKQKALLTKLNCYDPRKPGILEKAAQLMEQIIAIDPASPTGAFAKNIQGQIAQMKAQQKTQPSK; encoded by the coding sequence ATGAAGAAGTTTCTCTCTCTAGCACTTTGTCTAATAAGTACTCTCCAATTATTCGCAGGCGGCGATGGCTGGGAAACGAACTTCGAAAAAGCCAAGCAAAAAGCAACTCAAGAAAACAAATCACTACTCGTTGACTTCACTGGATCTGATTGGTGCGGCTGGTGTATAAGACTCAAAAAAGAAGTTTTTGATCACAAAGAATTTAGCGATTTTGCCAACAAACACTTTGTTTTAGTCGAACTCGACTACCCTCAAAATAAAGTTCAAAGCGATGAAATCAAAGCTCAAAACGACAAGCTCAAAAATACTTACCAAATCCAAGGCTATCCTACTATTCTACTCATGGATGCGAAAGGGCGTCCTTTTGCCAAGACAGGTTACCAAGCAGGTGGTCCTCCCGCTTACAACAAGCACCTTCAAGCTTTACTCACACAGGGAGATAAAATCAACAGTGCTCTTGCAGCAGCACAAAAAGAATCCGGAGTCAACAAAGCCAAAAAGCTTGCGGCTGCTTTAAACATAATCCCGCAAGAACTCAGCCCACACTATAAGGCGGAAATGGAAATGATCTTTGCCGCTGACCCAGAAGACACCACGGGCTTCAAAAAAGCTTGCGAACTCAAATCTTCGCTCAAAAAATTACAAGCGGAAATTGTTCAAATAGCTCGCAAAGGCGACCTCGCGAAAGCCGAAAGAACCGCTGATGACTTCATCATCAAACACCAACTAGCTGGCGAAAACAAGCAGAAGGCCTTACTCACAAAATTAAATTGCTATGATCCTAGGAAGCCAGGCATCCTAGAAAAAGCGGCGCAACTCATGGAACAGATCATTGCTATTGATCCAGCAAGCCCCACTGGCGCATTTGCAAAAAATATTCAAGGTCAAATTGCTCAAATGAAGGCTCAACAAAAAACTCAGCCAAGTAAGTAA